A section of the Tenrec ecaudatus isolate mTenEca1 chromosome 10, mTenEca1.hap1, whole genome shotgun sequence genome encodes:
- the CA4 gene encoding carbonic anhydrase 4, giving the protein MRLLPALLALGALLPLPGAPAESHWCYGIQAKASNYTCLRPEIWVGDCQKDRQSPISIVTRKAELREDLKPFSFSGYDRKHKWTVQNNGHSVMVLLGEEASISEGGLPAKYRAKQLHLHWSSELDAGSEHSLDGERFAMEMHIVHEKEKGVLQTREDEDRNSGDGIAVLAFLVQAGSKHKGFQALVEVLDDISTPSSNTTMRESISLMDLLPDQEKLKRYFRYNGSLTTPGCEENVVWTVFPEPIQLLKEQILAFSQKLYFDNQKRLNMTDNFRPLQNLRGRLVLRSQAAGALLPWALPSLLAPLLALLAGLFP; this is encoded by the exons ATGCGGCTGCTCCCGGCGCTCCTGGCCCTCGGCGCGCTCCTGCCCCTGCCCGGGGCTCCCGCAG AGTCACACTGGTGTTACGGGATTCAAGCCAAGGCCTCCAACTACACCTGCCTGA GGCCAGAGATATGGGTTGGAGACTGTCAGAAGGACCGTCAGTCCCCCATTAGCATCGTTACCAGGAAGGCGGAGCTAAGAGAAGACCTGAAGCCCTTCTCCTTCTCTGGCTATGACAGGAAGCATAAATGGACTGTTCAAAACAATGGGCATTCAG TCATGGTGCTGCTGGGGGAAGAGGCCAGCATCTCTGAAGGAGGGCTGCCGGCCAAGTACCGGGCCAAGCAGCTCCACCTGCACTGGTCCAGTGAGCTGGACGCGGGCTCCGAGCACAGCCTGGACGGGGAGCGCTTTGCCATGGAG ATGCACATAGTCCATGAGAAGGAGAAGGGGGTGTTGCAGACGAGGGAGGATGAGGACCGGAACTCGGGAGATGGGATCGCAGTGCTGGCCTTCCTGGTGCAG GCTGGATCTAAGCACAAAGGCTTTCAGGCCCTGGTGGAGGTCCTGGATGACATCTCCACCCCTA gtaGCAACACCACAATGAGGGAGAGCATCAGCCTGATGGACCTGCTCCCCGACCAGGAGAAACTGAAGCGCTACTTCCGCTACAATGGCTCCCTCACCACGCCCGGCTGTGAGGAGAATGTCGTCTGGACCGTGTTCCCAGAGCCCATTCAGCTCCTGAAGGAGCAG ATCCTGGCCTTCTCCCAGAAGCTGTACTTCGACAACCAGAAGCGGCTGAACATGACGGACAACTTCAGGCCCCTGCAGAACCTCAGGGGGCGTCTGGTGCTGAGATCCCAGGCTGCGGGAGCCCTGCTGCCCTGGGCCCTGCCCTCGCTGCTG